atatttaaagggaactattgatatgggtttgttttatgctaacaaagatagtgcagatcttgttggttatacAGATAcaagttatttatctgatccccataaagctagatctcaaaccgggtacgtttttatatgtggaggtactatcatatcatggcgctccacaaagcaatttattgttgctacttcttcaaaccatgctgaaataatagctattcatgaagcaagtagagaatgtgtatggttgacatcaataattcattttattcgggaaaaatgtggtttggaatgagAAAGAAgccccacaattttatacgaagacaatgctgcatgcataacttaattgaagggaggatttataaaatgagatagaacgaagcacatttcaccaaaattattctacacacacgatcttcagaaaaatggtgacattgatgtgcaacaaatccgttcaagtgacaatccggcagatttattcactaaatctttgccaaattcaacttttgagaagatggtatacaagattggaatgcggagactcaaatatttgaaacaagattttcatcagggGGTGTAAAATACgtgatgtactcttttttccttactaaggttttttcccatagggttttccttaaaaaggtttttaacgaggcaactaGAAATgcatattactaaatatgtgtattcttttttcttcattaggattttttccactgggtttttcctagtaaagttttaacgaggcacaataccttttagtgaacatccaagggggagtgctatgaaaataattatattgtggatgtccatttattactccgctatagataatcttcctgaagaagattatccatttagtactttgttgaagtttatctacaagcagctgatgcaagCAGGTTGTAAGCAGCTCAATAAAATGATTTGAAGCAGCTTCTTATTaagcaggcaggttgcaagcagctcatgcagacaacttacaagcagctaaagaaaagccttgcagctgcttcctgaaaagcctcgcaactgcttcctttcttctataaatagagtagtTTTTAGTTAATTATGTACATaaatttgaaagttgaataatatatcagctTCTCTCTATAGTTGTGTTTACtttacaatttttattttataacatctCTTAAATAATTACAAATGATATACACGTAataagaggaaaaaggaaagattatTACTTTCAAGAAAATATGGGGACGTGGCTGTATATATGTGGCTTCATTCTGTCCAATCACTttggaagttttttttttaaactttactTCCAACTTTAGCTTCAGCTATCTCACTAACCAAACTGTGACAAGTCTGAATATGGCGATCTCAAGTTGTTCATCAATCTTCATATCCAAATTGGATTTCCCTGTTTCATGTTCACAAAGCATAACCAACAAAATATCAATTAGTTCAATTCCTTTTCTTAGAAAATCTGTTAGTACTAAGAAGTTTTTTATTTCCATTAAGACTCCAAAATCTTGTAGCTATATATCCAATTCACTTGTAAATGACTATTCAATTGATGAAACATCTAAAGAAAGCACAACCCAAGTTCCCATTGAAGTCAAAACCAGGTAAAATTCTATCCATTCTTTTGTTTGTTGTGTATTTATGTTGTCTATTTGAATATTCAATTGTATTTTACTGAATTCATCTTTTAGTTGTGGCTGTCTGAGAGAATCTGTAATCTGTACCTATAAACTCTAGTGTATTACAGGGAAAACCTTTCCCCgctcctccccccccccaaacctcCACCCCACCCCAAATCCAAAACAaacagaaaaaaggaaaaaacaaattgTTGCCTTTATTGCCCAATTGACTAGCAAGATTGCAAATTATTATATAGGAGTTCCGAATGACACTTTCCCTGTGTTATGAAATGAGCCCGTTTACAGGGGAATATATAGCCGATCCCAGCTTGTTTGGGATTGAGACGTGGTTGATTGATTAATTGTTATAGAGTTGGATTGGGGCTAATGACAGATTGAAAATGTAGCTAATGCTTGAAAAGAATAGGCTAACAGATATATTGTAGAAGAATTACAtatccaaaagaaagaaaaaggttcTATAGGAGGATAATTAAAGCATAAAGCACATTAAGCTGAAACGAAAACGAACTTAGGAAAGACAGTCTGAATTTCAGCATTAAGGTTCCTTTGGAAttcatatgttggaaaaggagaatAGGAGGGAAGAAAATAAATTGTGATCGTCGGCCTAATATGTGGGATTGgatataggtgttcgtaacacgcgACGGAATACAATAAAAATCCTAGgaagatcttttcgtgtttaaaatttatttacatgtcaaagatcggatctaagacgtacctggtgaagagaatCTCGTTGCAAAATTttttcgatagtgcgaagaccctatacgtatccacaccgagaccgatccttgctatcaactctttgatcaatgaaacccgtgaacaaattgaatgaaattgTGTACtgaatattttctaaaacatttcAGCCAAGAAGAACGAAGAAAACTATTTTCTTGTCAAGAACGTATTTCTCTTAGAATTTTGTGCGGTGCATACACCTTGTGATTTTTCACACTGACTTCCTCTTCACagatatgtgtatatatataacaacaacaacaaaaaaattggACTTCACAAATATGTGTATAAATACATGAAGTGAAAACAATATTCTAATAGGGCAAGTCAAAGATGGAGGCTTCAAAGATGGTGGCTTCCTTTTTGTCTTTCAAAGTCCATTCCAAATTGGACTTCAGAGAATCCtcctttttgaaaaaaaaaatccaatcCCATATCAATTTGTCTAATTGTGATGGTCGTACTTTAGTTAGTCCAATTGGACTTTCACGTCCCTTGATACAATTCAAATTGGATTATAAGAATAAATGAATATTATATATCACCTTTATATAGATCAATAtcaatttattatatatatcacatatatattttaattgagagatataattttaattttctattccaaatagaaaacttcaacttgtccacaatattaattatatcctctgtgctagcaaagaatataataatatttcatttagactaataactaaatttatttgactaattacattctttaatttaattatcaaataataaagtaattaatcctttagcaaagatcagaacactcgttagtgtgcgaccctataggttcaatactaaggcGGTAGttaattgatcacatcaatatactaatcaagggtggcgtctagcaacactccttaacgaccggatataATGAAGTATACAACTTACTCttaagaaccagtagaagaataatgtagtaattcctccGGTTGGACCCTATGTCAATCATATGATTGATCTTATTGAAGAACTTGAGAAGTTGGGGTGCAAACTGGGTAAAGAGCTTTctcaagatttgatcttgcagtcaCTCTCTGAATCCTTTTCACAATTTGTTATTAATTTCAATATGCATAAAATGGATTGTGATCTTCATGAGATGCTTAACATGCTGATTGATTATAAGAATCAACTTGCAtctgagaagaagaaaggaacTGTCATGTTGGTTAGAAACTCTTCTACGAAGAAGGGTAAGGGTAAAAATAAACCCAAGAAGAAGTCTACTGCGCCTAAGGGTGGTGTGACCAAATCCAAAGGCAAAGGAGGCAAAACTGACCAATCTGATGCTGGATGTTTCCATTGTAAAAAGATAAgacattggaagagaaactgcacggagtatcttgcaactctaaatGATAAGAAACAAGGTAAGACtcgaatgaaaaatattttcaaagtttCTTTAACTACTACTGATCCTTCAttgtgggtattagatactgACAGTAGTTATAACATTTGCAATATGTTGTAGGATTCCAAATAAGTAGAAGGTTGAAGAAAGGAGAAATTAATCTAAaagttggaaatggtgcaaaagttgcggccgtagctgtaggatcaatttctttaataatgcctacggcaaagtacttatgttggatgattgttattatgTTCCTAAATTTTTTGcgaacataatttcagcttctatgttagaCAAAAGTGGTTTTCGCATaccttccaatgttcctcacaaggatttgcctgatatcggctagtcattcctagtgcataagccacatcagaacgtgtacatgtcatggtatacatgatagctcccaccGCACTAGCGTATAGGATCctactcatgcgttctctctcttcaggtgttttaggacaatcgtccctactgagagtaattccagtgcctatcggtagatagcctcttttggaattatccatgttatacctctttaagatgCTATCAATGTACAAGGACCGGGAAAGCCCAAGCAGCTTCCTAGATCTATCTCTATAAATCTTTATTCCCAATATATAAGCTACTTCTCCTAAGTCTTTTATGGAGAACTGTTgagatagccaaatcttggtactttgcaatgcTAGTACATCATTCTCgatgagcaatatatcatcaatataaagtattaagaatataattgtgctcccactaacctttttgtacacacaaggctcttcttcgcatctaacaaaattaaacttttcaattgtcttgttaaagcgaatattccaacttcTAGAAACTTGCTTTAGGCCATAAATGGATCTATGTagcttgcaaattttattatgatcgggcgaagatgtgaaaccttcaggttgtgtcatgtacacatTCTCTTCTAGTTTACcattaagaaaaattattttcatatcCATTTGCTATATTTCATAATCGTAGTATGCtgctatagcaagcaaaatccgaatcgatttgagcattgccacgggagagaaagtctcATCATTGTCGACTCCTTCTTTCTGAtgatatcccttggcaacaagacgtgtttttaggtctccacctttccgtCCGCtccaatttttttcttaaaaacccatttacaTCCTATAtgttttatatcctttgaaggttcaactaaagtccatactttattctccttcatggattccatttcggattccatggccttttgccaTCTCTCATAGtcagaactttgtatagcctcttcataggtcttagggtcatcatcattatgataaacttcatttgatacatcatcttgtaccattagatttaatctagttggtacatgacgttctcgtgtagaccttctaagaggtgCTTGTACAACTTGCTCACCTTGTGTTGGATTTGattgttgttcaatttggtttggaactggttcattaacctgttcttgaactacatttagttcttgaacttcaaccgttgAAGATAGCAACTTTCTTatcaacttcaaaacatccaataaaagTTCTTCAATTAGTGTCTCATGATCTTGATATTGTGTTGATTCATTGGTTTCTTGAACTTCACCAAGTTCTATTTCTCTGCTATattttccttctaaaagaaattccctttccaaaagGTTGCTCATCtagccacaaacactttatggccagaagggtgatagaaataatatcccattgtttctttgggatacccaatgaacctacacttatcagatcttgagtcCAGTTTATCAGATTGcagtctcttaacataagctggacaaccccaaactttaatatgcttaaggttaggcttacgtcctttccatatctcatatggtgttgtagagactgacttagtgggaactttattaagtTAGTATGTTACTGCTTCCAAAGTATATCCCCATAAATATATTGAAAAatcagtgaaccccatcatagatctcaccatatctaataaggttcgatttctcctttcagacacaccgttatgttgtggtgttcctggaggtgtccactgtgagagaatccCGTTCTCTTTGAAATACCTCAtaaaatcttcactaagatattctccacctctatcagaccttagtaccTTGATACTTTTACCCGTCTGTTTCCCAACTTCACTACagaaccttttgaacatttcaaaagattcagatttGTGTTTCATAAGGTACAtaaatccatatcttgacatatcatcagtgaaggtgatgaagtaagaatatccaactctagcttgaattttcataGGCCCACAAAtatctgtatgaattagtcccaataattcagtagctctttctccacttccagtaaatggagatttggtcatttttcctttgagacaaaattcacaagttggatatgattcaaaatcattcctgtcaaggtacccttccttgtacaacttgttaattcttttctctcaaaTATGACCAAGtctacaatgccaaaggtatgtatgatttacttgatcatctctttttctcttaagacttgaaacatgcataatcgaattagcattcacattaggtaagacataaacatcatgctggagatagccattcacatataaattatcaccataataaatagagcaaataccattgtTTATAATAATGCGAAAACACATTTGTCTAACATAGAAACTGAAATTATGTTCAAAACAAATTTAGGAACctaataacaatcatccaacgtaagtactttgcccgtaggcattattaaagaaattgatcctacagctacggccacaacttttgcaccatttccaacttgtagattaatTTCTCCTTTATTCAACCTTCTACTTATTTGGAATCCTGTAACATATTGCAAATGTTATAACTACTGTcagtatctaatacccacaaTGAAGGATCAGTAGTAGTTAAAGaaactttgaaaatatttttcattcgaGTCTTACCTTGTTTCTTATCatttagagttgcaagatactccgtgcagtttctcttccaatgtcCTATCTTCTTACAATGGAAACATCCAGCATCAGATTGGTCAGCTTTGCCTCATTTGCATTTGGGTTTGGTCACACCACCCTTAGGCGCAATAGACTTCTTCTTGGGTTTATTTTTACCCTTACCCTTCTTCGTAGAAGAGTTTCCAACCAACATGACAgttcctttcttcttctcagaTGCAAGTTGATTCTTATAATCAATCAGCATGTTAAGCATCTCGTGAAGATCACAATCCATTTTATGCATATTGAAATTAATAACAAATTATGAAAAGGATTCAGAGAGtgactgcaagatcaaatcttaAGAAAGCTCTTTACCCAGTTTGCACCCCAACTTCTCAAGTTCTTCAATAAGATCAATCATATGATTGACATAGGGTCCAACCggaggaattactacattattcttctactggttcttaagagtaaattgtatacttcattatatccggtcgttaaggagtgttgctagacgccacccttgattagtatattgatgtgatcaattaaCTACCgccttagtattgaacctatagggtcgcacactaacgagtgttctgatctttgctaaaggattaattactttattatttgataattaaattaaagaatataattagtcaaataaatttagttattagtccaaatgaaatattattatattctttgctagcgcagaggatataattaatattgtggacaagttgaagttttctatttggaatagaaaattaaaattatatctctcaattaaaatatatatgtgatatatataataaattgaTATTGATCTATATAAAGGTGATATATAATATTCATTTATTCTTATAATCCAATTTGAATTGTATCAAGGGACGTGAAAGTCCAATTGGACTAACTAAAGTACTACCATCACAATTAGACAAATTGATATGGGattggatttttttttcaaaaaggaGGATTCTGTGAAGTCCAATTTGGAATGGACTTTGAAAGACAAAAAGGAAGCCACCATCTTTGAAGCCTCCATCTTTGACTTGCCCTATTAAAATATTGTTTTCACTTCATGTATTTATACACATATTTGTGAAATccaattttgttgttgttgttgttatatatatacacatatttgTGAAGAGGAAGTCAGTGTGAAAAATCACAAGGTGTATGCACCGCACAAAATTCTAAGAGAAATACGTTCTTGAcaagaaaatagttttctttgttcttcttggctgaaatgttttagaaaatattcaGTACAcaatttcattcaatttgttcacgggtttcattgatcaaagagttgatagcaaggatcggtctcggtgtggatacccATAcggtcttcgcactatcgaagaaattttgaaatgagattctcttcaccaggtacgtcttaaatccgatctttgacatgtaaataagtTTTAAACACGAACAGATCTTCCTAGGATtcttattgtcttccgctgcgtgttacgaacacctatatgcaatcccacagtggtatcagagcacaataaataacttgtcaattactatgatgatctcaggtcaaaggaaactcttacatcacatctttcaagagaatattctattgacaatttatggtaattctaaccattaagAATTATCCAATTaatcggttcaatgatcatatctctatatgcatcatctatttatgtgatttagttaatgagatcaattaatctttatcccataaaggcgattacataaatattgatctaaccggatttctaatgtccaaattaataatcctacgatcaagaacaaaatttaaattaaattgtaactcattatcatgatctccatcatgatgacaagtctcaaaatttaatcaaggattttattaaattaatcaagcaattaataataactatgataaacgaatatcaaatgccatatatttttatatcaaataacattcacaaaaatatgttcaaatcatcaaatatgagattggatctagggcatatctaataTATCTCTAACATAATAATGAAGCAAATTAGTATATGAAAAAGGAAGTGCTGTTTCATCCTAAAGCTATTTGTTTTTGTACAAAAATTACATTATTGCTATGCTTGGAATGTATTTCAAGAACAAGCCGTTAggatttaattggaaaaaaaggtagccggtgcactaagctcccgctatgcgcgggctCCAGGGAAGGGTcgaaccacaagggtctattgtacgcagtcttaccctgcatttctgcaaaaggctgtttccacggctctaacccgtgacctcctggtcacatggcaacaactttactagTTACGCCAATGCCCTCCAGGATTTAATTGAAAGTTTCAAATAAATCATTTCTGGCAAGATAGAGAACATAACTGCGACTATCACTATTTTGTTATTTAAGATTTCTGAATGACGTCATTTAAAATATTGTCTGATTTTGCATTTTCCGTCTTCAACTGTTTATCTGTTTGTTTTGGTCCTGCAGTATGTGGAACTGGAGGGGCTATTCCATTCGATACCAGTATTGTGGCAACAGTGGCCCTGCGCTCATTTTAGTCCATGGTTTTGGAGCAAACAGGtcaacatcaatcacattttGCTTATAGGTACTAATTTGCAAAACAACAGCACAAACATAATATTCCCTTCCCCTCCATTTCAGAATCCTTTTCTCTTTTGGCCTTTGAATTTTTAATCACATAGTAGATAACAGAATTTGAACTTTAGAATGTAGTTTATCTTTGATATATTTACTCCTTTTTTTATATTAAAGCCAAAACTCTATTATACTAAGATTCTTCGAAGATGCTTGAATGGAAACTATAGTACATTACAGAGAACTTCACGATCAATTTGTTATCTGGACAGAGTATAGAAGATGTCTAAAGTTTGAGGTCTAATTTTGCATCAATTAAGTTAGTTTATGAATGTAAACCTTTCAATGTAACATTTCTTTTATAATTGCAAACCAGAACACATGGTTAACGTGTAGCTCTTTTTGCTGGCTGTTGGTTGATTTGGTTTCATTTGAATACAATTTCAACTATTGGCACCCTTCAAAAAGATCATGTTTGGCATTTTGTTACTGTTTCATTCTGTTTGAACCGCCGTTTAGAATGATCGTCTTTTCCCACAGTGACCATTGGAGAAAAAATCTACCTGTTCTTGCACAATCACATCGGGTGTTCTCTATTGACCTTATTGGTTATGGCTATTCAGACAAACCAAATCCTCGTGAGCTTGATGTAGACAACTTTTATACCTTTGAAACATGGGGTTGCCAGCTAAACGATTTTTGTAAGGATGTTATCAGAGATAAAGCCTTCTTCATTTGCAATTCCATTGGAGGTGACCCCTTCTCTTTATGTTTTGTTTATGAGCTTAAAAATAATGTACCTTTTACTGATTCAATGATTTTTCGACTGATACATAATTCTAGAAGACTGAGCCTTTTGTATATTAGTGTGAATATTCCAATTGATGCTCGAAAGTTCACTGAGACATCATATGAGATAAACAGATAAATTATGTACAAGAAAATCTCATTATATTTATTGTTTTCACttgtaaaaaaggaaaaatgaattgAAGTTTGAGAACCGAAATCATGACATTGTGTTTTTTGCTATTGTTACCGTACATCACTAggatatatcacatatatatggTTTTAAGTACTAAAGGTAAAAAAACCTTgctattttgtttatttttatttcactTTCATGCAATTTTTATGTGTGGAGTAGTCAAATAGTTTACTCGCTGCGGGCTCCCTTTTGAACTAGTGGAATTCACTTATTTGCGCTTATGTGCTTCTttcatatttttatgctttaatttATGTGATGTTTGTAACCCATAAAAGAACTTTCTGGATACCTCTGCAGGACTTGTCGGTCTTCAGGCTGCAGTTATGGAACCACAACTCTGTAGAGGCATTCTTCTTTTAAATATCTCGCTCCGAATGCTGCATATAACAAAGCAGCCTTGGTTCGGAAGATCACTGATTAAAGCATTTCAGAATTTATTGAGGTGAACTTCTTTATTCATTACATCTCGAATCTTTTGCTATCTGCAACAGACTCATGTTCTAAGTGTTTTTGACTCAGAAATACTGCAGTTGggaaattctttttcaaaagtgTTGCTACGCCTGAATCAGTGAAGAATATTCTATGTCAGGTAGATAATTTAAAGCACCATTTTGTCTATAATGTTATATCTATCTGAAGAATTAAAAAGTAATTGCTAACAGAAATGTTCACCAAAAGTATAAAACAATGATCTTGAGATATCTTTCAATGTTTAGCGTCCGTCAATTGTTATTCAAGATAGCATAATTTGGGAGGAGTGGACATACATGAACTATTAAAAAGAACAAAGAATCTGACATCTAAGGCCAAAAACTTCACAGGCTACTTGTAACTTAAATTTTGGCTTGGAATAATTGAGAATTTTCAAATTTAAGCAGCTTAAAAGATTACGTTTGTCATagttttaaggttgaaaatattcAACTATTTGAGGTCGGTAAGTATGCATTTCTTTAAAGGGTATTGAACTTAAGTGGAGCATTAGTTGGTTTAGAAGAAACTACTATGACAAAAAGGTCAGAGGGATGCCGCTTTAGCAAGTGAAGCACAGCAAGAGATGACCAAAACATCGCATTTGAAAAATCTGTGGTATGCTGGTCACATATTTGGAGGATCTCTAGTGTATTTTTACAGTTTGTTTTCGTTTCTTTGTTGTGACTATAGCAGAAATCGATAAGATAACCAAAACTTTCTTTGCAGTGTTACTATGACACATCCCAGGTGACAGATGAGTTAGTACAGGCCATCCTTCTTCCAGGGCTCGAGCCTGGTGCTGTCGATGTGTTTCTTGAGTTCATTTGCTATTCAGGGGGTCCTCTTCCTGAGGAACTACTGCCTCAAGTAAAGGTGATCCTAAATTTATTGCTATTTTTTCTGTACTCTAAtcgattatttatttatttttgggaacTAAATCTTTTTTTGGAATTCAATGTTCTTCCACAAATGTGCAACTTGCAGTGCCCTGTTCTGGTGGCGTGGGGTGACAAGGATCCTTGGGAGCCAATAGAACTTGGAAGAGCCTACGGCAAATTTGATACAGTTGAAGATTTCGTTGTCCTCCCTAATGTTGGCCATTGTCCTCAGGTCTTTCCTCCCTCTTTCAAATGCAGACGCAATTGTCAAATGCCTTTAATTCATTATCTGCAATTTTGCAATCATACTCGCAGACgcaagttcaaaattcaaaatttgatGGGTTCAACCTTTAAGGTCTTTAGCGCTAAACTTATAGTAcatttaaagttatgagttcagaaTTTAATATTAAACTTGAAAGTTTAGTGGTTTCACACACATACTCTCAAAGTATGGAAAATACTAGGTTAAGTTGAATCTATTAGACAAGGCTCCATCCGCCGCTGCAT
This DNA window, taken from Nicotiana tabacum cultivar K326 chromosome 15, ASM71507v2, whole genome shotgun sequence, encodes the following:
- the LOC107787339 gene encoding uncharacterized protein LOC107787339 isoform X1; its protein translation is MAISSCSSIFISKLDFPVSCSQSITNKISISSIPFLRKSVSTKKFFISIKTPKSCSYISNSLVNDYSIDETSKESTTQVPIEVKTSMWNWRGYSIRYQYCGNSGPALILVHGFGANSDHWRKNLPVLAQSHRVFSIDLIGYGYSDKPNPRELDVDNFYTFETWGCQLNDFCKDVIRDKAFFICNSIGGLVGLQAAVMEPQLCRGILLLNISLRMLHITKQPWFGRSLIKAFQNLLRNTAVGKFFFKSVATPESVKNILCQCYYDTSQVTDELVQAILLPGLEPGAVDVFLEFICYSGGPLPEELLPQVKCPVLVAWGDKDPWEPIELGRAYGKFDTVEDFVVLPNVGHCPQDEAPHLVNPLVESFVARHANVAN
- the LOC107787339 gene encoding pheophytinase, chloroplastic-like isoform X2, whose product is MVLEQTGQHQSHFAYSDHWRKNLPVLAQSHRVFSIDLIGYGYSDKPNPRELDVDNFYTFETWGCQLNDFCKDVIRDKAFFICNSIGGLVGLQAAVMEPQLCRGILLLNISLRMLHITKQPWFGRSLIKAFQNLLRNTAVGKFFFKSVATPESVKNILCQCYYDTSQVTDELVQAILLPGLEPGAVDVFLEFICYSGGPLPEELLPQVKCPVLVAWGDKDPWEPIELGRAYGKFDTVEDFVVLPNVGHCPQDEAPHLVNPLVESFVARHANVAN